A window from Vigna angularis cultivar LongXiaoDou No.4 chromosome 7, ASM1680809v1, whole genome shotgun sequence encodes these proteins:
- the LOC108338405 gene encoding uncharacterized protein LOC108338405: MSEKALRDLNTILGTERKNEDSSKACLTKPSVDNADENIEERQKKKTSSSLVSPAVNGNLTVTVNSGAEVVNAEVEYIESENLNDLEDIDTCLKTLLAGLDSKDWVLVCDTLNNVRRLSIFHKEAMLDMLGDVITSIAKSLKSPRSAVCKTAIMTSADIFSTYNDLIIDSLDPLLVQLLLKASQDKRFVCEAAEKALISMTTWISPISLLPKLQPYLKNKNPRIRAKASMCFSRSVPRLGAEGIKTYGIDKLIQVAASQLSDQLPESREAARALLLELQNVYEKFHDLMASAVVEHTVNEHTVNEHTVNEHTVNEHTVNEHTIDEHTINDDTVNEHTANDHTVNEHPEMSSWESFCQSKLSPLSAQAVLRVTSIAREGLVS; the protein is encoded by the exons ATGTCAGAGAAAGCTCTTAGAGATCTCAATACAATTCTTGGAACTGAAAGGAAGAATGAGGACTCCAGTAAGGCATGCTTAACCAAGCCTTCTGTAGACAATGCTGATGAAAATATTGAAGAACGGCAAAAGAAAAAGACTTCTTCCTCCTTGGTTTCTCCTGCTGTTAATGGAAATCTGACTGTTACTGTTAATTCTGGTGCGGAGGTTGTGAATGCAGAAGTAGAATACATTGAATCTGAGAACTTGAATGATCTAGAAGATATTGATACTTGTCTCAAG ACCCTCTTAGCTGGACTTGACTCAAAGGACTGGGTCCTGGTTTGTGATACACTAAATAACGTACGGCGGTTATCTATATTTCATAAGGAAGCAATGCTTGATATGCT GGGAGATGTGATCACATCTATTGCAAAGTCCCTGAAAAGTCCTAGAAGCGCTGTTTGTAAAACTGCGATTATGACATCTGCTGACATTTTCAGCACATATAATGATCTTATAATAGATTCACTAGATCCTCTG CTAGTACAACTTCTTCTCAAGGCTTCACAGGACAAACGCTTTGTATGTGAGGCAGCTGAGAAAGCCTTGATATCAATGACTACATGGATTTCCCCCATTTCTCTATTACCAAAATTGCAACCATATCTTAAGAACAAGAATCCTCGTATTCGCGCAAAGGCATCTATGTGCTTTTCTCGAAGTGTTCCACGACTG ggCGCAGAAGGCATAAAGACATATGGGATTGACAAGTTGATCCAAGTAGCCGCATCTCAGTTGAGTGACCAGCTACCTGAGTCCAGGGAAGCAGCTCGAGCTCTACTTCTTGAGCTTCAAAACGTGTATGAGAAATTTCATGATCTCATGGCATCTGCTGTCGTCGAGCACACTGTCAACGAGCACACTGTCAACGAGCACACTGTCAACGAGCACACTGTCAACGAGCACACTGTCAACGAGCACACTATCGATGAACACACTATCAATGATGACACTGTCAATGAGCACACTGCCAATGATCATACTGTGAATGAGCATCCAGAGATGAGTTCTTGGGAAAGCTTCTGTCAATCAAAACTTTCTCCTCTAAGTGCGCAAGCTGTACTTCGTGTGACCAGCATCGCTCGGGAAGGTCTTGTTTCATGA
- the LOC108337533 gene encoding transcription repressor MYB4, translating into MRKPCCDKENINKGAWSKQEDQKLIDYIRVHGEGCWRSIPKAAGLHRCGKSCRLRWLNYLRPDIKRGIFAEDEEDLIIKLHALLGNRWSLIAGRLPGRTDNEVKNYWNSHIRRKLIKMGIDPNNHKPHQSFSRPHASSAEAASTSESMNNKVPIFKSPLAATHHRISFTEQESAIISSPSLNLDLTIALPSSMIGALEDKPVQNSESTKTLDMEIDLNC; encoded by the exons ATGCGAAAACCTTGCTGtgacaaagaaaacatcaaTAAAGGAGCATGGTCTAAGCAAGAAGATCAAAAGCTCATTGATTACATCAGAGTTCACGGTGAAGGTTGTTGGCGTTCCATTCCCAAAGCTGCTG GGTTGCATCGTTGTGGCAAAAGCTGCAGGCTCAGATGGTTAAACTATTTGCGACCAGATATCAAACGTGGAATCTTtgctgaagatgaagaagacCTTATCATCAAACTCCATGCCCTCCTTGGTAACAG GTGGTCACTCATTGCTGGAAGATTGCCTGGAAGAACAGACAATGAAGTGAAGAACTATTGGAATTCTCACATCCGAAGAAAACTGATAAAGATGGGAATTGATCCAAATAACCATAAGCCACACCAAAGCTTTTCTCGTCCTCATGCTTCTTCTGCCGAGGCTGCATCAACATCCGAATCCATGAATAATAAAGTTCCTATCTTCAAATCTCCACTTGCTGCCACTCATCATAGGATTTCCTTCACAGAACAAGAATCAGCAATAATTTCGTCACCCTCTTTGAATCTTGACCTAACAATTGCTTTACCTTCTTCTATGATTGGTGCTTTGGAAGACAAGCCTGTACAAAATTCCGAGTCCACCAAGACACTGGACATGGAAATAGATCTCAACTGTTAG